The following coding sequences lie in one Spinacia oleracea cultivar Varoflay chromosome 1, BTI_SOV_V1, whole genome shotgun sequence genomic window:
- the LOC110793957 gene encoding uncharacterized protein, whose protein sequence is MEVDKEKARQARLSRRYIIMQRDNKTRVAIALQENNDHNQQTPMSIVNRGSSQSHAYCRKRRANNAESSSSSRRRQRSTTVTSECSIQRTAVYLNTTTADVTAMESINSSNISQSTSPTLQHQRKYNTTWNFGGPKERCSHCSARVWIEERVKSVGSVDNPKFSICCQRGKVQVPKLK, encoded by the exons ATGGAGGTCGACAAAGAAAAGGCAAGACAAGCAAGACTTTCACGCCGATATATTATTATGCAAAGAGACAACAAAACAAGGGTCGCGATAGCACTCCAAGAAAATAACGACCACAACCAACAAACACCAATGTCCATAGTAAATAGAG GGTCATCCCAGTCTCACGCATATTGTCGCAAAAGGAGGGCTAACAATGCTGAATCTTCATCCTCATCGCGTCGCAGACAAAGATCAACAACAGTGACCAGTGAATGTAGCATCCAAAGAACAGCAGTATACCTCAATACCACTACAG CAGATGTAACGGCTATGGAAAGCATCAACAGTAGCAACATAAGTCAAAGCACAAGTCCAACGCTACAACATCAAC GGAAGTACAACACAACATGGAACTTTGGTGGACCTAAAGAAAGATGTTCCCATTGCTCTGCAAGAGTATGGATTGAGGAAAGAGTGAAAAGTGTTGGCTCAGTTGACAACCCAAAGTTTAGCATTTGTTGCCAAAGGGGGAAGGTGCAGGTTCCGAAGCTTAAATAA
- the LOC110793955 gene encoding uncharacterized protein has protein sequence MLEIEDCPWCPGVSETMHHALFACQAVRDLWRECDCEDLVCEDENADFKDILEKWQKLDASVRKRGAALLWWTWNRRNDKVFNNKDIPHLLVRERVNRLVEEQGKYSNRIYNRISNTSPISPRTWKPPPSGFVKVNCDASLSEQGWIGLGATARDSQGAIIFAGTRRVRGRWPPEIAECKAILFAVKLAKRYGLNKVIVESDNQSIISRLTKWTTYFSDLDGVLDDILFLSSSFEFVAWSHVKRDGNFVAHHLARLLPFGIEQVWEYSYPVNISPYVLMDSLAID, from the coding sequence ATGCTGGAAATCGAGGACTGCCCATGGTGCCCTGGAGTTTCAGAAACCATGCACCACGCCCTTTTTGCTTGCCAAGCGGTACGTGACTTGTGGAGGGAGTGTGACTGTGAGGACCTAGTATGTGAGGATGAAAATGCAGATTTCAAAGACATACTTGAAAAGTGGCAGAAACTGGATGCCTCCGTGAGAAAACGTGGAGCAGCGTTGCTATGGTGGACTTGGAATAGGCGCAATGATAAAGTCTTTAATAATAAAGACATCCCACATTTGCTGGTCCGCGAAAGAGTGAATCGGCTCGTCGAGGAACAAGGAAAGTATAGCAATCGCATCTACAACCGTATAAGCAACACCTCCCCAATCAGCCCCAGGACTTGGAAACCCCCTCCTTCTGGTTTTGTCAAGGTTAATTGCGATGCTTCGCTGAGCGAACAAGGGTGGATTGGCCTAGGGGCAACAGCAAGAGACTCACAAGGAGCTATAATCTTTGCAGGAACTCGAAGAGTCAGAGGGAGATGGCCTCCAGAAATCGCAGAATGCAAAGCAATTCTCTTCGCAGTCAAACTCGCCAAGAGGTATGGACTAAACAAAGTGATAGTTGAGTCTGATAACCAGTCAATAATCTCACGCCTCACTAAGTGGACTACCTACTTCTCGGATTTAGATGGTGTTCTAGATGATATTCTGTTTCTCAGCTCCTCCTTTGAATTTGTTGCTTGGTCTCATGTTAAAAGAGACGGGAACTTTGTTGCCCACCATCTAGCTAGATTATTGCCGTTCGGAATCGAACAAGTTTGGGAGTATTCTTATCCTGTGAATATATCCCCATATGTACTCATGGACTCTTTAGCCATTGATTAA